A genome region from Actinomycetota bacterium includes the following:
- the prfB gene encoding peptide chain release factor 2 (programmed frameshift): MHVDHSSEIEDIKGKIALLKEYLDLPGKSERAALLKREVEKPEIWDKPDRARDITSELSQLENEIAVIDRLAKEADEISELNGLNLAEEDVELSSELEKELAALVKDVNRLEIESHFSGEFDRNGAIMSIHPGAGGTESQDWAEMLLRMYLMWAEKRGFKTEINDYQPGEEAGLKSVTLSFYGKYAFGLLESEKGVHRLVRISPYDQAKRRHTSFASVDVIPIVDEDAKIEINPEDLRIDTYRASGAGGQHVNKTDSAVRITHIPTGIVVQCQNERSQFKNKQGAMKILKARLFNLAREEQEKKVAALRGAQNDIAFGSQIRSYVFHPYQLVKDHRTDLETGDIQKVMNGGLDVFIDAYLKKAKA, from the exons ATGCATGTAGATCACTCCAGCGAAATCGAAGACATAAAGGGTAAGATCGCGCTCCTTAAGGAGTATCTT GACTTGCCGGGAAAGTCCGAGCGGGCGGCCCTGCTGAAACGCGAGGTCGAGAAGCCGGAAATCTGGGATAAGCCCGACCGAGCCCGCGACATCACTAGCGAATTATCCCAGTTAGAAAATGAGATAGCCGTCATCGACCGTCTAGCCAAAGAGGCCGATGAAATATCCGAACTGAACGGACTTAATCTGGCCGAGGAAGACGTCGAATTGTCGTCGGAGCTGGAAAAGGAACTCGCTGCCCTGGTCAAAGACGTAAATCGCCTGGAAATAGAGAGCCATTTTTCAGGCGAGTTCGACAGGAACGGGGCGATTATGAGCATTCACCCGGGCGCCGGCGGTACCGAGAGCCAGGACTGGGCTGAGATGTTGCTCAGGATGTACCTGATGTGGGCGGAGAAGCGAGGCTTCAAAACCGAGATCAACGACTATCAGCCCGGCGAAGAAGCCGGCTTAAAAAGCGTCACTTTGTCTTTCTATGGAAAATACGCGTTCGGCTTGCTGGAAAGCGAGAAAGGCGTTCACCGACTTGTCAGGATATCGCCGTATGACCAGGCGAAGCGGAGGCACACGTCTTTCGCCTCCGTCGACGTCATCCCGATCGTCGACGAAGACGCGAAGATAGAGATAAATCCCGAGGATCTGCGCATCGACACCTACCGGGCCAGCGGAGCGGGCGGACAGCATGTTAACAAAACGGATTCCGCGGTCAGGATCACGCACATTCCGACGGGTATCGTCGTCCAATGTCAGAACGAGCGCTCGCAGTTTAAAAACAAGCAGGGCGCAATGAAGATCCTTAAGGCCAGACTGTTCAACCTGGCTCGCGAGGAGCAGGAGAAAAAGGTCGCGGCGCTGCGGGGCGCGCAAAACGACATCGCCTTCGGCAGCCAGATCAGATCTTACGTGTTCCACCCGTATCAGTTGGTGAAGGACCACCGGACGGATTTGGAGACCGGAGATATTCAGAAGGTCATGAACGGCGGACTAGATGTTTTCATCGACGCTTATTTAAAAAAGGCCAAGGCTTAA
- a CDS encoding phosphatase: MELLVDLHTHTVNSGHAYSTLTENVTVAAARGLKAIGITDHGPALPGGAHDYHFWNLRVLPDEMDGVRVFKGIEANIVDDKGHLDLDDHALEALEVVLFGFHPKCGFESDDIKRNTTTLIRAMSNPLVHVIVHPGNPWFPVDPEKVVEAAAKYNVLMEMNNSSFVMSRPGGQDLSRDIGRAVFESGQDIILGSDAHWSAQVGHLDEALDEVEKIGFPPERILNTSPERIYEFLKSKRQS; this comes from the coding sequence ATGGAGCTATTAGTCGATCTTCATACCCACACGGTAAACAGCGGGCACGCTTATAGCACGTTAACCGAGAACGTTACCGTGGCTGCCGCGCGTGGCCTGAAAGCGATCGGTATTACCGACCACGGACCGGCGCTGCCCGGCGGGGCGCACGACTACCACTTCTGGAACCTGCGGGTTCTGCCTGACGAGATGGACGGAGTCAGGGTTTTTAAAGGGATAGAAGCCAATATCGTTGACGACAAAGGCCATCTTGACCTGGATGATCACGCATTGGAGGCGCTCGAAGTCGTGCTGTTCGGATTCCACCCGAAATGCGGATTTGAATCGGATGACATTAAGAGGAACACGACTACGCTTATCCGGGCGATGAGCAATCCACTGGTTCACGTGATCGTGCATCCCGGCAATCCCTGGTTTCCAGTCGATCCGGAAAAAGTCGTCGAGGCGGCGGCCAAATACAACGTCTTGATGGAAATGAACAACAGTTCGTTTGTTATGAGCCGGCCGGGCGGCCAGGATCTGTCTCGAGATATCGGCCGGGCGGTGTTCGAGTCCGGACAGGACATAATTCTTGGGAGTGACGCTCACTGGTCGGCGCAAGTCGGCCATCTGGACGAGGCGCTGGACGAGGTGGAGAAGATCGGATTTCCGCCGGAACGGATATTAAACACCTCTCCCGAACGTATTTATGAATTTCTGAAATCAAAGAGGCAGTCGTGA
- a CDS encoding DUF2993 domain-containing protein, producing MTDAIPKPAPKPSRKHGCLVTLLLLLVFFTTLSLFVEFATPIRVRYLIADQLRQSLRLRETPTVRVSLHPLLYKLVIGRVDDVYVKVSDIDAKEGFTIDSAEVQIKGVKVDMLNLLRTRQLSVERIDEGQIRVVLSEKAVNDLIGGQLPGSKVKLEKGKIAYTGDLPYLLPGFSFTVSGTVSVLPDNTLSFKPAPEDIDKLAVPQEVKDYLGDALSIDYRVLELPDGVTLTGVKVTPGQMTIEASIESLDAIIQTSVGGT from the coding sequence GTGACGGACGCAATCCCGAAACCGGCGCCAAAACCGTCAAGGAAACACGGTTGTCTTGTTACCCTGCTGCTGTTACTTGTTTTTTTCACCACACTCTCGCTGTTTGTGGAGTTCGCGACGCCTATCAGAGTCCGGTATCTGATCGCGGATCAGCTGCGGCAAAGTCTTAGATTGCGGGAAACGCCGACGGTCCGCGTCAGCCTGCACCCGCTGCTATACAAGCTGGTCATAGGCAGGGTCGATGACGTCTATGTAAAAGTGTCGGATATCGACGCCAAAGAGGGATTTACGATCGATTCGGCTGAGGTTCAGATCAAGGGTGTCAAGGTTGACATGCTGAATCTGTTGCGCACGCGGCAGTTGTCGGTGGAACGTATAGACGAGGGACAAATCAGGGTAGTATTATCGGAGAAAGCGGTTAACGATTTAATAGGCGGCCAATTGCCCGGATCGAAGGTTAAATTGGAGAAAGGCAAGATCGCCTACACGGGAGACTTGCCCTACCTGCTGCCCGGTTTTTCGTTTACGGTATCAGGGACGGTTTCGGTCTTGCCGGATAACACCCTGTCGTTTAAGCCAGCCCCGGAAGATATCGATAAATTGGCGGTGCCGCAGGAAGTAAAGGACTATCTGGGAGACGCCCTGTCGATAGACTATCGTGTCCTGGAGTTGCCGGACGGAGTGACGTTGACGGGCGTGAAAGTAACGCCGGGCCAGATGACCATAGAAGCGTCAATCGAATCGTTGGACGCTATCATACAAACCTCAGTGGGAGGAACGTAA
- a CDS encoding transketolase produces MGKPDSGRSELRSYLEERANTLRKHCLEMIGRARSGHPGGSLSAADIVAVLYFHHMKHSPANPKMPDRDRFVLSKGHAAPVLYSALAESGYFPVEDLNTLRQLDSKLEGHPDMNKVPGVEITSGSLGQGLSAGNGMALAGRIDKNPYGVYVLLGDGESQEGMVWEAAMLAGHYKLDRVTAIVDYNNLQIDGFVSDIMDVRPLRDKWEAFGWRVLEIDGHDVLAIVDALADADAAKDKPTAIIASTVKCKGVSFMENKVEFHGKAPNADELERGLAELSCVEEVGE; encoded by the coding sequence GTGGGTAAGCCAGACAGCGGCCGAAGCGAACTCAGGAGCTATCTTGAGGAAAGAGCCAACACCCTAAGAAAACATTGCCTGGAAATGATCGGCCGCGCCCGATCCGGGCATCCGGGCGGCTCGCTAAGCGCGGCGGACATCGTCGCCGTCCTCTATTTCCACCACATGAAACACAGCCCCGCCAACCCCAAAATGCCGGACAGAGACAGGTTTGTTTTAAGCAAAGGCCACGCGGCTCCGGTCCTATATTCGGCTCTGGCTGAGAGCGGGTATTTTCCGGTTGAAGATCTGAACACCCTAAGACAATTGGACAGCAAACTGGAAGGCCATCCGGACATGAACAAAGTTCCCGGCGTGGAAATCACCTCGGGCTCTTTGGGTCAGGGGCTTAGCGCGGGAAACGGAATGGCGCTGGCCGGGCGGATAGATAAAAATCCCTACGGTGTATACGTCTTGTTGGGTGACGGAGAAAGCCAGGAAGGAATGGTCTGGGAAGCGGCCATGTTGGCCGGGCATTATAAGCTGGACCGGGTGACCGCGATAGTCGACTATAACAATCTGCAGATAGACGGCTTTGTCAGCGACATCATGGATGTCAGGCCTCTGCGCGACAAATGGGAAGCTTTCGGGTGGCGGGTTCTGGAAATTGACGGCCACGACGTTTTGGCTATCGTCGACGCCCTGGCCGACGCGGACGCCGCGAAAGACAAACCGACGGCCATCATCGCCAGCACCGTCAAATGCAAAGGCGTGTCGTTTATGGAGAATAAAGTCGAGTTTCACGGGAAGGCCCCCAACGCCGACGAGCTGGAGCGCGGCTTGGCCGAGTTGTCTTGCGTCGAGGAGGTCGGCGAATGA
- a CDS encoding transketolase family protein, which yields MKATREAVPAVLIELGKAGKDIAVLDADLAKSTGTEKFGAAFPERYFDCGVAEQNMLGTAAGLAASGKTVFVGGFTVFSVGRAWDQLRNVTCYANLNVKLCSTHAGISVGEDGATHQTFEDIALTRVLPNMTVLVPADYYQAAEMLRAAADIPGPVFVRMGRPKTPFIYDDSYKFKPGVAEILRPGTDVTIIACGSMVQAALDAAEVLAGGSVEAEVINAATIKPLDAKTILGSAAKTGRVVTAEEHSVIGGLGGAVAELLSGESPVPVKRVGIQDRFGKSAPFEELFPYFGLTPEAIVEAARQLVVGS from the coding sequence ATGAAAGCGACCAGAGAAGCCGTTCCGGCCGTCCTGATCGAGCTGGGCAAAGCCGGTAAAGACATCGCCGTTCTGGACGCGGACCTGGCCAAATCGACCGGCACGGAGAAGTTCGGCGCGGCTTTCCCTGAAAGGTATTTCGATTGCGGCGTAGCCGAACAGAACATGCTGGGGACAGCGGCCGGATTGGCCGCTTCGGGCAAGACAGTCTTTGTCGGCGGGTTTACGGTCTTCAGCGTCGGACGCGCCTGGGACCAACTCCGCAACGTGACCTGCTATGCCAACCTGAACGTCAAACTTTGTTCAACACACGCCGGCATAAGCGTCGGCGAAGACGGCGCGACGCACCAGACGTTTGAGGACATCGCCTTGACCAGGGTTCTGCCAAATATGACGGTGCTCGTGCCGGCCGATTATTATCAGGCGGCCGAGATGCTAAGGGCGGCGGCGGATATCCCGGGACCTGTTTTTGTCAGGATGGGCCGTCCCAAAACGCCCTTTATCTACGACGATTCATATAAATTCAAACCGGGAGTTGCCGAGATTTTGCGACCAGGTACCGACGTTACGATTATTGCTTGCGGTTCGATGGTCCAGGCGGCCTTGGACGCCGCGGAGGTTCTGGCAGGCGGCAGTGTAGAGGCTGAGGTCATTAACGCCGCTACCATCAAGCCTCTGGACGCCAAGACCATTCTCGGCTCGGCCGCTAAAACCGGACGCGTCGTCACCGCCGAAGAGCATTCCGTAATCGGCGGCCTTGGCGGGGCGGTCGCGGAGCTGCTGAGCGGGGAGAGTCCGGTTCCGGTCAAACGAGTCGGGATTCAGGATCGCTTCGGCAAGTCGGCGCCGTTCGAGGAGCTCTTTCCTTATTTCGGCCTGACGCCCGAAGCAATCGTCGAAGCCGCCCGGCAACTAGTTGTTGGCAGTTAG
- the acpS gene encoding holo-ACP synthase, whose product MAINGTGIDLIEIHRIEQAVSRFGDRLLKRVFSEREIAYASGKANPYPSLAARFAAKEAFIKALSPISSDGLSLNEIELVAGEGLKKPGFTFYGRSREIVEAAGLTRIAVSLTHSREYAAAIVILEVGD is encoded by the coding sequence ATGGCAATCAACGGAACAGGCATAGACCTTATCGAAATACATCGCATAGAGCAAGCCGTCTCGCGTTTCGGAGACCGTTTGCTAAAACGCGTCTTCAGCGAGCGGGAGATAGCTTACGCTTCGGGCAAGGCCAATCCTTACCCGTCGCTGGCCGCCCGGTTCGCGGCCAAGGAGGCTTTCATCAAAGCGCTGTCGCCCATATCGTCCGATGGTTTGTCGCTTAACGAAATCGAACTGGTCGCCGGCGAAGGCTTGAAGAAACCGGGCTTTACCTTCTACGGGCGGTCGCGGGAAATCGTCGAGGCGGCCGGCCTTACCAGGATCGCGGTGTCTTTGACGCACAGCCGTGAATACGCGGCCGCGATAGTCATACTTGAAGTTGGTGATTAG
- the ftsE gene encoding cell division ATP-binding protein FtsE, translating into MRGVTMNYPGGHLALDNVSLDIEKGEFVFLVGPSGSGKSTLVRLLLKELEPSTGKIFVAGRDIGRLSRSKIPYLRRNIGCVFQDFKLLPNKTVYENVSFALEVIGKPRYMTKNQVEDVLKLVGLGNKMERYPNEISGGEMQRVSIARAFVNHPPILLADEPTGNLDPVTTMGLMKLFNRINRLGTTVVVATHDKEMVDSMRKRVVALEAGRIVRDQARGVYGH; encoded by the coding sequence ATGCGAGGGGTCACCATGAACTACCCCGGTGGCCATCTGGCTCTCGACAATGTCAGTCTTGACATAGAAAAGGGAGAATTTGTGTTCTTGGTGGGCCCCAGCGGGTCCGGAAAGAGCACCTTAGTTAGACTTCTCTTGAAGGAACTTGAGCCCTCAACAGGCAAGATATTCGTCGCCGGCCGTGACATCGGCCGTCTTTCCAGGTCAAAGATACCCTATTTAAGGCGCAACATCGGCTGCGTTTTCCAGGACTTCAAACTTCTGCCGAACAAAACGGTTTACGAGAACGTAAGCTTCGCGCTGGAGGTTATCGGCAAGCCGCGGTATATGACTAAGAACCAGGTGGAAGACGTCCTGAAGCTTGTCGGGTTGGGTAATAAGATGGAAAGGTATCCGAACGAAATATCCGGCGGCGAGATGCAGCGAGTGTCGATCGCCCGCGCTTTCGTCAATCATCCGCCGATCCTGCTGGCCGACGAGCCGACAGGTAATCTCGACCCGGTCACCACGATGGGCCTGATGAAACTGTTCAATCGCATCAACCGTTTGGGCACAACTGTTGTCGTCGCCACTCACGATAAGGAAATGGTCGACAGCATGCGGAAACGCGTTGTCGCGTTGGAAGCCGGCCGGATTGTCAGAGACCAAGCAAGGGGAGTGTACGGACATTGA
- the ftsX gene encoding permease-like cell division protein FtsX: MIASITYYFREAFVSFRRNILMSVAAISTVAISLFFLGFFIIVALIFNAKFGGLEAEANINVYLKDDISVEQTKTINNKITGLKEVQSATYISKTEALNRFKTRMKDSPGLLDALSGNPLPASFEVKFKDQYKTAASVDKLKAELKNNKEIDEIIGQEVVKRLFAIANVARWIFVTVIVLMSFAGVTLIVNAIRLAIYARRKEIEIMRLVGASNWFIRWPFIIEGVMSGFLGATAAALFLFIANSQLFKRVETMVPFMTFSVNQTTFLYVVLILFAVGGLIGALGSSFALRRFLKI, translated from the coding sequence TTGATCGCTAGCATCACATATTACTTCAGAGAAGCGTTTGTCAGCTTCCGCCGGAATATCCTGATGAGCGTAGCGGCTATCTCGACCGTGGCGATATCGCTGTTCTTCCTGGGCTTCTTCATCATTGTCGCCCTCATCTTCAACGCCAAGTTCGGCGGTCTGGAAGCGGAAGCGAACATCAACGTGTACCTAAAGGACGATATTTCGGTCGAACAGACCAAGACCATAAACAATAAAATCACCGGCCTGAAAGAGGTCCAGTCGGCGACCTATATTTCAAAGACGGAGGCCCTCAACCGGTTTAAGACACGGATGAAAGACTCACCTGGTCTTTTGGACGCCTTGAGCGGCAATCCGCTTCCGGCCAGTTTCGAAGTCAAATTCAAAGACCAGTACAAAACAGCCGCCAGCGTGGATAAGTTAAAAGCCGAGCTCAAGAACAACAAAGAAATTGACGAAATAATAGGACAGGAGGTCGTTAAGCGACTCTTCGCCATAGCGAATGTTGCCCGGTGGATCTTCGTCACGGTAATCGTCCTGATGAGTTTCGCCGGCGTTACGCTTATCGTCAACGCGATACGTCTGGCGATCTACGCGAGACGTAAGGAGATAGAGATCATGAGACTGGTCGGAGCGTCGAACTGGTTCATCCGCTGGCCGTTCATTATTGAAGGCGTGATGTCGGGTTTCCTAGGCGCGACGGCGGCGGCATTGTTCTTATTTATCGCCAACTCCCAGCTTTTTAAGCGGGTTGAGACCATGGTTCCGTTCATGACATTTTCCGTGAACCAAACCACGTTTTTATACGTTGTCCTGATCTTGTTCGCCGTGGGCGGCCTGATCGGCGCGCTCGGCAGCAGTTTCGCGCTGCGGAGATTCCTCAAGATCTAA
- a CDS encoding peptidoglycan DD-metalloendopeptidase family protein — protein sequence MERKPHNTRKILALILALALALSLTGIPASARTLKDIQDDISDTQNQRNSADQQQKTVAQQLAEAESRLHTLEQDIAVLQDQLTVVESTLATAEQDLIRLQAELTVTEEHLDQQTSVLDTRLSSIYKQGDMGYVEVILGATDFDDFINRITYLQMVVKSDKKVLDEITTTKDEVEEDRDRAAAKKEEIDNKVSAIKNIKTPLDIKQQQIVAEKEYKQSLYAQLATDIASKDQILKDLIAEQQAAAGRSVGGGERPGYFGVWPAGNAAWVTSYYGYRTHPIYGDIRFHYGLDIGVDEGTPVLAPAAGTVIYIGWNDAVGNTVEIDHGGGVKTRYCHLLTNGISVSEGEHLAMGQRFALSGNTGYSSTGGHLHFEVFDYQLSNNEYVPPYNTYQRAYTVDPLGWLP from the coding sequence ATGGAAAGAAAGCCGCATAACACAAGAAAAATCTTAGCGCTAATCCTGGCGCTCGCCCTGGCGCTAAGTCTGACAGGAATTCCGGCTTCAGCACGTACCCTGAAAGACATCCAGGATGATATCTCCGATACGCAAAACCAGCGTAATTCCGCCGACCAGCAGCAAAAAACAGTCGCCCAACAGCTGGCTGAAGCCGAAAGCAGGCTGCACACGCTGGAACAAGATATCGCGGTGCTGCAGGACCAGCTCACAGTGGTAGAAAGCACTCTGGCGACCGCCGAACAGGACTTGATCCGCCTGCAGGCCGAGCTTACTGTTACGGAAGAGCACCTCGACCAGCAGACATCCGTACTTGATACCCGCCTGTCCAGCATCTACAAGCAAGGCGATATGGGATATGTCGAAGTCATCCTGGGCGCGACCGATTTCGACGACTTCATCAACCGGATCACCTACCTGCAGATGGTCGTCAAATCGGACAAAAAGGTTCTTGATGAGATAACGACGACCAAGGATGAGGTCGAAGAGGATCGCGACCGGGCGGCCGCTAAGAAAGAAGAGATCGACAACAAAGTCAGCGCCATCAAGAACATCAAGACGCCGCTCGACATCAAGCAACAGCAGATCGTAGCGGAAAAAGAATACAAGCAAAGCCTGTACGCCCAGCTGGCTACCGATATCGCGTCGAAAGACCAGATATTAAAGGATCTGATCGCCGAGCAGCAAGCGGCGGCGGGCAGGTCGGTCGGCGGCGGGGAGAGGCCGGGCTACTTCGGTGTTTGGCCGGCGGGCAATGCCGCCTGGGTCACTTCTTATTACGGATACCGGACGCACCCGATTTATGGCGACATCAGGTTTCATTACGGATTGGACATTGGGGTTGACGAGGGCACGCCGGTGCTCGCGCCGGCCGCGGGGACGGTTATCTATATCGGTTGGAACGACGCGGTCGGAAATACCGTGGAAATAGACCACGGCGGCGGCGTCAAGACGCGGTATTGTCACCTGCTGACAAACGGCATTTCGGTCAGCGAGGGTGAGCATCTGGCCATGGGCCAGCGGTTCGCCCTCTCAGGCAACACCGGTTATTCCTCGACGGGCGGGCACCTGCACTTTGAGGTGTTCGACTACCAGCTGTCGAATAACGAGTACGTCCCGCCTTATAATACATATCAGAGAGCTTACACGGTCGACCCGCTGGGCTGGCTGCCTTAA
- a CDS encoding S41 family peptidase, which translates to MRNRILKIIGIVILSIFVAACVFAGGLFIGEKKAVSDFMNAHVTVGSAKNGDFKILDEIYGVINEEYVDKVSKDKLLEGAITGMLSSLGDDYTRHFKAKDFQHINEVTEGRFEGVGMTLEVIDGTLNIISVIENTPAAAAGLKANDKILEINGKTTKGMAIDKAVSQIKGKSGTDVTVKISRAGADPFDVTMKRAEIRIPNIQSRMEGDVGYIRLIHSFDSSAGEDVRNEVKKLKEQGAKGIVLDLRGNPGGLLMSGVEVASDFIEKGVIVSIKERKGSERKYTSVGNSDKDIPLVVLVNKGSASASEIVAGAIQDYERGPVIGDQTFGKGSVQSVLDLSDGSGLIITTAKYYTPKGRSISKVGVTPDIKISNPEGEGQPDLQLEKAKEVLAAMLAGTDWRTLKN; encoded by the coding sequence TTGCGTAATAGAATACTTAAAATAATAGGCATCGTAATACTATCGATCTTCGTTGCCGCTTGCGTATTTGCGGGCGGCTTGTTTATTGGCGAGAAGAAAGCCGTTAGCGACTTTATGAACGCCCACGTCACCGTGGGATCGGCCAAGAACGGCGACTTCAAGATCCTGGACGAGATCTACGGCGTCATCAACGAAGAGTATGTTGACAAGGTCAGCAAGGACAAACTACTCGAGGGCGCTATTACAGGCATGCTCAGTTCGCTGGGCGACGATTATACGCGGCATTTCAAGGCCAAGGATTTTCAGCACATAAACGAGGTCACAGAGGGTCGGTTTGAGGGCGTCGGTATGACCTTAGAGGTTATCGACGGCACTCTGAATATTATCAGCGTCATCGAGAATACCCCCGCGGCAGCGGCCGGCTTAAAGGCGAATGACAAGATTCTGGAAATCAACGGCAAGACGACCAAGGGTATGGCGATTGATAAAGCCGTGAGCCAGATTAAAGGGAAAAGCGGTACCGATGTGACGGTAAAAATCAGCCGCGCGGGCGCCGATCCTTTCGACGTAACCATGAAGAGGGCTGAAATCCGGATACCCAATATCCAGTCCCGGATGGAAGGGGACGTCGGCTATATCCGGCTAATCCACAGTTTTGACTCCTCCGCCGGTGAGGATGTGCGGAATGAGGTTAAGAAGCTTAAAGAACAGGGCGCCAAAGGAATAGTATTGGACTTACGCGGCAACCCGGGCGGCCTTTTGATGTCTGGCGTCGAAGTCGCCAGCGATTTTATCGAGAAAGGCGTCATCGTATCCATTAAGGAGAGGAAGGGCTCCGAGCGCAAGTATACCTCCGTCGGTAACTCCGATAAGGACATCCCGCTAGTTGTGCTAGTGAATAAAGGCAGCGCTTCGGCTTCGGAGATTGTAGCCGGCGCCATCCAGGATTATGAGCGCGGCCCGGTTATCGGCGACCAGACATTCGGCAAGGGCAGCGTGCAGAGTGTGCTAGACCTGAGCGACGGCAGCGGCCTCATCATCACCACCGCGAAATACTACACCCCTAAGGGGCGCAGCATCAGCAAGGTCGGCGTAACCCCCGATATCAAAATCTCCAATCCGGAGGGCGAAGGTCAGCCGGATCTACAGCTGGAAAAAGCCAAGGAAGTCCTGGCAGCGATGCTGGCCGGCACCGACTGGCGCACCCTCAAGAACTAA
- the rsgA gene encoding ribosome small subunit-dependent GTPase A, which produces MSITDLETLGWSPFFASAFKLFSKSGYSVGRVYEAHKNFYRLLTENGDLQAKISGKMRHESVVGGDFPTVGDWVVIQVRNEEGEATIQAVLPRFSKFSRKVAGGVTREQVLAANVDTAFLVSALNNDFNVRRMERYFAVAMESGANPVVVLNKDDLFSDDVIEAKIAEAKKSASDVPIFAVSALTGHGMQDLAGYIPKGKTAVFLGSSGVGKSALINALLGRYTQKTNTVREGDDKGRHTTSFQKLIILPDKGMVIDTPGLRELQLWDIEGGLGGAFKDIEDIGAGCKFRDCLHESEPGCAVRKAISQGTVDASRLENYLKLQQEIAYTADRKEFLAKKNERERHISKIAKKMRH; this is translated from the coding sequence ATGAGCATTACAGATCTGGAGACGCTTGGATGGAGTCCGTTTTTTGCATCCGCCTTTAAACTTTTTTCTAAATCTGGATATTCAGTTGGCAGGGTGTATGAGGCGCATAAGAATTTCTATCGTCTTCTGACGGAGAACGGCGACTTGCAGGCGAAAATATCGGGTAAGATGCGTCATGAAAGCGTCGTCGGCGGAGATTTCCCCACGGTCGGCGACTGGGTCGTCATCCAGGTAAGAAACGAAGAAGGTGAAGCCACGATCCAAGCCGTTCTTCCCAGATTCAGCAAGTTTTCCCGCAAGGTGGCAGGCGGCGTGACGAGAGAGCAGGTTCTGGCCGCCAACGTAGACACAGCCTTCCTGGTCAGCGCCCTCAATAATGATTTCAATGTCAGAAGGATGGAGCGGTACTTCGCGGTCGCTATGGAGAGTGGAGCCAATCCGGTTGTCGTGCTGAACAAGGATGATCTATTTAGCGACGATGTCATAGAAGCGAAGATCGCCGAAGCGAAGAAATCCGCGTCAGACGTGCCGATCTTTGCTGTCAGCGCGTTAACCGGTCATGGTATGCAAGACCTTGCCGGCTATATTCCCAAAGGGAAAACGGCCGTCTTCCTGGGTTCATCCGGAGTCGGCAAATCCGCCCTAATCAACGCTCTGCTCGGCAGATACACCCAGAAGACAAACACGGTTCGAGAGGGTGACGATAAGGGAAGACACACAACGTCTTTTCAGAAACTGATTATCTTGCCTGACAAAGGTATGGTAATAGACACTCCCGGCCTTCGCGAACTCCAGCTTTGGGATATTGAGGGCGGTTTGGGCGGCGCCTTTAAAGACATAGAGGACATCGGGGCCGGCTGCAAGTTCCGAGACTGTTTGCACGAGAGCGAGCCGGGATGCGCGGTTAGAAAAGCCATCAGTCAAGGGACTGTCGATGCTTCCAGATTGGAAAACTATCTAAAGCTACAGCAAGAAATCGCTTACACGGCCGACAGGAAAGAGTTTCTAGCGAAGAAGAACGAGCGGGAGCGCCACATCAGCAAAATTGCCAAGAAAATGCGCCATTGA